A part of Streptomyces sp. NBC_01235 genomic DNA contains:
- a CDS encoding class I SAM-dependent methyltransferase, giving the protein MTPSSHTPSHGTRAHSFNSAAAQYAANRPSYPTALLDAIEDLAGHPLTGARVGDIGAGTGIATALLRARGADVIAVEPGDGMATQFRRTLPDVPIVRGDGNHLPLTDASLDFLTYAQSWHWTDPARSVPEALRVLRPGGALALWWNTSAVDVPWIDAQTDRIQRHFGVDHVVQKSGDGSRSALADPTGSLDFAHRTVRWSRRVPVDTHLANIGSHSVFLVNGEESAAAFLAEERRHLIAAFPDGTVEETYNVELLVATATRP; this is encoded by the coding sequence ATGACGCCGTCCTCCCACACCCCTTCCCACGGCACCCGAGCCCACTCCTTCAACTCCGCCGCGGCCCAGTACGCAGCCAACCGCCCCTCCTACCCGACCGCCCTCCTCGACGCGATCGAGGACCTCGCCGGCCACCCCCTCACCGGCGCGCGGGTCGGGGACATCGGCGCCGGCACCGGCATAGCGACCGCCCTCCTGCGCGCCCGCGGCGCCGACGTCATCGCCGTCGAACCCGGGGACGGCATGGCCACGCAGTTCCGCCGGACCCTCCCCGACGTGCCGATCGTCCGGGGCGACGGCAACCACCTCCCCCTGACCGACGCCTCCCTCGACTTCCTCACCTACGCCCAGTCCTGGCACTGGACCGACCCGGCCCGCTCGGTCCCGGAGGCCCTGCGCGTCCTGCGTCCGGGCGGCGCGCTGGCGCTGTGGTGGAACACCAGCGCCGTGGACGTGCCGTGGATCGACGCCCAGACCGACCGCATCCAGCGCCACTTCGGCGTCGACCACGTCGTGCAGAAGAGCGGCGACGGCAGCCGCTCCGCCCTCGCCGACCCGACCGGCAGCCTCGACTTCGCCCACCGCACGGTCCGCTGGAGCCGCCGCGTCCCCGTCGACACGCACCTGGCCAACATCGGCAGCCACTCGGTCTTCCTGGTCAACGGCGAGGAGAGCGCGGCCGCGTTCCTCGCCGAGGAACGCCGCCACCTCATCGCCGCGTTCCCGGACGGCACGGTCGAGGAGACCTACAACGTCGAGCTGCTGGTCGCGACCGCGACCAGACCCTGA
- a CDS encoding cysteine hydrolase family protein has product MDIAENAALVVVDVQKGFEELDFWGPRNNPGADDNIAALIDVWQETGRPVIFVRHDSPKPQSPLRPGYDGNDFKEYVAERRGKGAGPELFITKTVNSAFLGTPDLGSWLREAGISQIVVVGIQTNMCVETTARMGGNLGYEVVVAYDATYTFDLEGPFGWRRGAEELAQASAVSLHGGGFARVVTTKEIVGAAGA; this is encoded by the coding sequence ATGGACATCGCAGAGAACGCAGCGCTGGTGGTCGTCGACGTACAGAAGGGCTTCGAGGAGCTGGACTTCTGGGGGCCGCGGAACAATCCCGGGGCCGATGACAACATCGCCGCACTCATCGACGTGTGGCAGGAGACGGGTCGGCCGGTCATCTTCGTGCGGCACGACTCCCCGAAGCCGCAGTCGCCGCTGAGGCCGGGGTACGACGGGAACGACTTCAAGGAGTACGTGGCGGAGCGGCGCGGGAAGGGGGCGGGGCCGGAGCTGTTCATCACCAAGACCGTGAACTCGGCCTTCCTCGGGACGCCGGATCTGGGGTCCTGGCTGCGGGAGGCGGGGATCTCGCAGATCGTGGTGGTCGGGATCCAGACCAACATGTGTGTGGAGACGACCGCGCGGATGGGCGGGAACCTGGGGTACGAGGTCGTCGTCGCGTACGACGCGACGTACACGTTCGACCTGGAGGGGCCGTTCGGGTGGCGGCGCGGTGCGGAGGAGCTCGCGCAGGCGTCGGCGGTGTCGCTGCACGGGGGTGGGTTCGCGCGGGTGGTGACCACGAAGGAGATCGTGGGGGCGGCCGGCGCGTGA
- a CDS encoding EamA/RhaT family transporter, translating into MSDENGTPDTSAGSAGTPAGSPAAPADQAGPAGVGAGPRPEPLRFFGTTWVDHDPGYQGYAARRVAVAVGSLVAVTVSCLVLRFAYQGIAIADLGSFVTLLVVVMFAVCSALAFRHTWDGFSKRPDPDRQASLRGLLAIGFVGSLLAYFFRTLTEAPGEKLHREEYDTARRQYERRSTRRTGNPSKKRRRG; encoded by the coding sequence GTGAGCGACGAAAACGGCACCCCGGACACTTCGGCGGGCTCCGCGGGCACCCCCGCCGGCTCCCCGGCCGCCCCCGCCGATCAGGCGGGTCCGGCCGGAGTCGGCGCCGGCCCCCGCCCGGAGCCCCTCCGCTTCTTCGGCACCACCTGGGTGGACCACGACCCCGGCTACCAGGGCTACGCGGCCCGCCGCGTCGCCGTGGCCGTCGGCTCGCTCGTCGCCGTCACCGTCTCCTGCCTCGTCCTCCGCTTCGCCTACCAGGGCATCGCGATCGCCGACCTCGGCAGCTTCGTGACCCTCCTGGTCGTCGTGATGTTCGCGGTCTGCAGCGCGCTCGCCTTCCGCCACACCTGGGACGGCTTCAGCAAGCGCCCCGACCCCGACCGCCAGGCCTCCCTGCGTGGCCTGCTGGCCATCGGCTTCGTCGGCTCGCTGCTCGCCTACTTCTTCCGCACCCTCACCGAGGCCCCCGGCGAGAAACTCCACCGCGAGGAGTACGACACGGCCCGCCGCCAGTACGAACGCCGCAGCACCCGCCGCACGGGCAACCCGTCGAAGAAGCGCCGCCGCGGCTGA
- a CDS encoding ABC transporter ATP-binding protein — protein MMNSRIEPPDQPEPPDPPRPADAPPAVNAKNLTVVRGPRTVLHSLDFAVPRGQITGLLGPSGCGKSTLMRAIVGTQAKVTGTLEVLGRPAGHPTLRTRIGYVTQAPSVYDDLTIRQNLDYFAAILFPGRAAADRRHENVTRAIADVDLTSHANALAGNLSGGQRSRVSLAVALLGTPELLVLDEPTVGLDPVLRRDLWNLFHDIAATRGATLLISSHVMDEAERCHRLLLMREGEILADATPDALRTRTGADTVESAFLHLVDEAAAAGHAKETAR, from the coding sequence ATGATGAATTCTAGGATCGAGCCACCAGATCAGCCCGAACCACCCGACCCACCCCGCCCGGCCGACGCACCCCCCGCCGTCAACGCCAAGAACCTCACCGTGGTCCGCGGCCCCCGCACGGTCCTCCACTCTCTCGACTTCGCCGTCCCCCGCGGCCAGATCACCGGCCTGCTGGGCCCGTCCGGCTGCGGCAAGTCGACCCTCATGCGCGCGATCGTCGGCACCCAGGCCAAGGTCACCGGCACTCTCGAAGTCCTGGGCCGGCCCGCAGGCCACCCGACCCTCCGCACCCGCATCGGCTACGTCACCCAGGCCCCCTCCGTCTACGACGACCTGACGATCCGTCAGAACCTCGACTACTTCGCCGCGATCCTCTTCCCGGGCCGAGCCGCAGCGGACCGACGCCACGAGAACGTCACCCGAGCCATCGCCGACGTGGACCTCACCAGCCACGCGAACGCCCTCGCCGGCAACCTCTCCGGCGGCCAGCGCAGCCGCGTCTCACTGGCCGTGGCCCTCCTGGGCACCCCCGAACTCCTCGTCCTCGACGAACCGACGGTCGGCCTCGACCCCGTCCTGCGCCGCGACCTGTGGAACCTCTTCCACGACATCGCGGCGACCCGGGGCGCCACCCTCCTCATCTCCTCCCACGTCATGGACGAGGCCGAGCGCTGCCACCGCCTGCTCCTCATGCGAGAGGGCGAGATCCTCGCCGACGCCACCCCCGACGCCCTGCGCACCCGCACCGGCGCGGACACGGTCGAGTCGGCATTCCTGCACCTGGTGGACGAAGCGGCCGCGGCAGGCCACGCCAAGGAGACAGCCCGATGA
- a CDS encoding SH3 domain-containing protein: MSVDRVEEAESADTAEAVTTAALTYYPIAPGVRLNVRSGPGTSYPVVKVLPEGAKVPIYCQTPGTTVAGPYGTTNIWDNIADSQFVSDSYVRTGSDGYIAPRCA, translated from the coding sequence ATGTCTGTTGACCGCGTGGAAGAGGCCGAGAGCGCCGATACGGCGGAGGCCGTCACTACGGCGGCCCTCACCTACTACCCGATCGCCCCGGGCGTCCGGCTGAACGTGCGCAGCGGCCCCGGCACCAGCTACCCGGTCGTCAAGGTCCTGCCCGAGGGCGCGAAGGTCCCGATCTACTGCCAGACCCCGGGCACCACGGTGGCCGGCCCGTACGGCACGACGAACATCTGGGACAACATCGCCGACAGCCAGTTCGTCTCGGACTCGTACGTCAGGACGGGCAGCGACGGCTACATCGCCCCGCGCTGCGCCTGA
- the proC gene encoding pyrroline-5-carboxylate reductase has protein sequence MTQKVAVLGTGKIGEALLSGMIRGGWPIADLLVTARRPERAEELRTRYGVTPVTNAEAAKTADTLILTVKPQDMGALLDELAPHVPADRLVISGAAGITTASIEERLAAGTPVVRVMTNTPALVDEAMSVISAGTHATADHLAHAEEIFGAVGKTLRVPESQQDACTALSGSGPAYFFYLVEAMTDAGILLGLPRDKAHDLIVQSAIGAATMLRDSGEHPVKLRENVTSPAGTTISAIRELENHGVRAALIAALEAARDRSRELASGKKD, from the coding sequence ATGACCCAGAAAGTCGCAGTCCTCGGCACCGGCAAAATCGGCGAAGCCCTCCTCAGCGGCATGATCCGAGGCGGCTGGCCCATCGCCGACCTCCTCGTCACCGCCCGCCGCCCGGAACGAGCCGAAGAACTCCGCACCCGCTACGGAGTCACCCCGGTCACCAACGCCGAGGCCGCCAAGACCGCCGACACCCTGATCCTCACGGTCAAACCGCAGGACATGGGCGCCCTCCTCGACGAACTCGCGCCCCACGTCCCCGCCGACCGCCTGGTCATCAGCGGAGCCGCCGGCATCACCACCGCCTCCATCGAGGAGCGCCTCGCCGCCGGCACCCCGGTCGTCCGCGTCATGACGAACACCCCCGCCCTCGTCGACGAGGCCATGTCCGTCATCTCCGCCGGCACCCACGCCACCGCCGACCACCTCGCCCACGCCGAGGAGATCTTCGGCGCCGTCGGCAAGACCCTCCGCGTCCCCGAGTCCCAGCAGGACGCCTGCACCGCCCTCTCCGGCTCGGGCCCCGCGTACTTCTTCTACCTGGTCGAAGCCATGACCGACGCCGGCATCCTCCTCGGCCTGCCCCGCGACAAGGCCCACGACCTGATCGTCCAGTCCGCGATCGGAGCCGCCACGATGCTCCGCGACAGCGGCGAACACCCGGTCAAGCTCCGCGAGAACGTCACGTCGCCCGCGGGTACGACCATCAGCGCCATCCGCGAACTCGAGAACCACGGCGTACGAGCCGCCCTCATCGCCGCCCTCGAGGCCGCCCGCGACCGCAGCCGCGAGCTGGCCTCCGGCAAGAAGGACTGA
- a CDS encoding GlxA family transcriptional regulator: MTSETPESSENTYRVALVAFPGIRAFDVSVITEVWGNDRTDRGAPAFDLHRVATDTTTPIPMRGGLALLPDRTLTWLSQADLILVPGLDDCLTPAPAPVLDALRRAHVRGTTLAALCGGAFTLAQAGLLDGRRAITHWNLIDPLRTHHPRVTVVPDALFIEDDNIWTAAGTAAGIDLCLHLVRRSHGAEAAATIARSMVTAPFRTGTQAQFIEHPTPRACRDADTLAAVREHALRHLHEPLTVADLAAHAGMSPRSFARHFTAETGVTPLRWLLDQRVAAAQKLLERTDLPMPEVARRAGFGSEVTMRQHFASRLATSPRAYRAAFSTPSATGTASAAGSVTGASNPIAR; this comes from the coding sequence ATGACCTCAGAGACCCCAGAGTCCTCAGAGAACACGTACCGCGTCGCCCTGGTCGCCTTCCCCGGCATCCGCGCCTTCGACGTCTCCGTCATCACCGAGGTCTGGGGCAACGACCGCACCGACCGCGGAGCCCCCGCCTTCGACCTGCACCGAGTCGCCACCGACACCACCACCCCCATCCCCATGCGCGGCGGCCTGGCCCTCCTCCCCGACCGCACCCTGACCTGGCTCTCCCAAGCAGACCTGATCCTCGTCCCCGGCCTGGACGACTGCCTCACCCCCGCACCCGCCCCCGTCCTGGACGCACTCCGCCGCGCCCATGTTCGCGGCACCACCCTCGCCGCGCTCTGCGGCGGCGCCTTCACCCTCGCCCAGGCGGGCCTCCTCGACGGCCGCCGAGCGATCACCCACTGGAACCTGATCGACCCCCTCCGCACGCATCACCCCCGCGTCACCGTCGTCCCCGACGCCCTCTTCATCGAGGACGACAACATCTGGACCGCCGCCGGCACGGCAGCCGGCATCGACCTCTGCCTCCACCTGGTCCGCCGCTCCCACGGAGCCGAAGCGGCCGCCACCATCGCCCGTTCGATGGTCACCGCCCCCTTCCGCACCGGCACCCAGGCCCAGTTCATCGAACACCCCACTCCCCGCGCGTGCCGGGACGCCGACACGCTCGCCGCCGTACGCGAACACGCCCTGCGCCACCTGCACGAACCGCTCACCGTCGCCGACCTGGCGGCGCACGCGGGCATGTCCCCGCGCAGCTTCGCCCGCCACTTCACGGCGGAGACCGGTGTCACACCCCTCCGTTGGCTCCTCGACCAGCGCGTCGCCGCGGCCCAGAAACTCCTCGAACGCACCGACCTCCCCATGCCCGAGGTCGCCAGGCGCGCCGGATTCGGCAGCGAGGTCACGATGCGCCAGCACTTCGCATCGCGCCTCGCCACCAGCCCCCGCGCCTACCGGGCCGCGTTCAGCACCCCGTCCGCCACCGGCACCGCCTCTGCCGCGGGCTCCGTCACGGGCGCGAGCAACCCGATCGCGCGATAA
- the ilvD gene encoding dihydroxy-acid dehydratase: protein MPELRSRTVTHGRNMAGARALMRASGVPGADIGRKPVIAVANSFTEFVPGHTHLQPVGRIVSEAITEAGGIPREFNTIAVDDGIAMGHGGMLYSLPSRDLIADSVEYMVEAHCADALICISNCDKITPGMLNAALRLNIPTVFVSGGPMESGRATLVDGTVRTLDLVDAISDAVNDKISDEDILRIEENACPTCGSCSGMFTANSMNCLTEAIGLSLPGNGSVLATHTARKALYEDAGRTVMDITRRYYEQDDETVLPRNIATIEAFENAMALDIAMGGSTNTILHLLAAAQEAGVPFGLEEINEVSRRVPCLAKVAPNVAKDRTYYMEDVHRAGGIPALLGELHRAGLLNEDVHAVHSPSLGDWLKTWDVRAGSPSPEALELWHAAPGCVRSAEAFSQSERWEALDEDAEGGCIRSAEHAYSKDGGLAVLRGNLAVDGCVVKTAGVDESIWTFEGPAVVCESQEEAVEKILNKKVTHGDVVVIRYEGPKGGPGMQEMLYPTSFLKGRGLGKTCALITDGRFSGGTSGLSIGHASPEAASGGTIALVEDGDRIRIDIPNRTIELLVDDAELARREAALGGVYAPKNRERKVSAALRAYAAMATSADRGAVRDVSKLG from the coding sequence ATGCCCGAGCTGAGGTCCCGCACAGTCACCCACGGTCGCAACATGGCGGGCGCACGCGCCCTTATGCGCGCCTCCGGTGTACCCGGTGCGGACATCGGCCGGAAGCCGGTCATCGCGGTGGCGAACAGCTTCACCGAGTTCGTGCCCGGGCACACGCACCTTCAGCCGGTCGGCCGGATCGTCAGCGAGGCGATCACCGAGGCCGGCGGCATCCCGCGCGAGTTCAACACGATCGCCGTCGACGACGGCATCGCGATGGGCCACGGCGGCATGCTCTACTCCCTGCCCTCCCGCGACCTGATCGCGGACAGCGTGGAGTACATGGTCGAGGCCCACTGCGCCGACGCCCTGATCTGCATCTCCAACTGCGACAAGATCACCCCGGGCATGCTGAACGCGGCCCTGCGGCTGAACATCCCGACCGTCTTCGTCTCCGGCGGCCCGATGGAGTCCGGCCGCGCCACGCTCGTCGACGGCACGGTCCGCACGCTCGACCTGGTCGACGCGATCTCCGACGCCGTCAACGACAAGATCTCCGACGAGGACATCCTCCGTATCGAGGAGAACGCCTGTCCGACCTGCGGCAGCTGTTCCGGCATGTTCACCGCCAACTCGATGAACTGCCTGACCGAGGCCATCGGCCTCTCCCTCCCCGGCAACGGCTCGGTCCTGGCGACCCACACGGCCCGCAAGGCGCTGTACGAGGACGCCGGGCGCACGGTGATGGACATCACCCGCCGCTACTACGAGCAGGACGACGAGACGGTCCTGCCCCGCAACATCGCCACCATCGAGGCCTTCGAGAACGCGATGGCCCTCGACATCGCGATGGGCGGCTCCACCAACACGATCCTGCACCTCCTCGCCGCCGCCCAGGAGGCGGGCGTCCCGTTCGGCCTGGAGGAGATCAACGAGGTCTCGCGCCGCGTGCCCTGCCTGGCGAAGGTCGCGCCGAACGTCGCGAAGGACCGCACGTACTACATGGAGGACGTGCACCGCGCCGGCGGCATCCCCGCCCTCCTCGGCGAACTGCACCGCGCGGGCCTGCTCAACGAGGACGTGCACGCCGTCCACAGCCCGTCCCTGGGGGACTGGCTGAAGACGTGGGACGTCCGCGCCGGCTCGCCCTCGCCCGAGGCGCTCGAACTGTGGCACGCGGCCCCCGGCTGCGTCCGCTCCGCCGAGGCCTTCTCCCAGTCCGAGCGCTGGGAGGCGCTGGACGAGGACGCCGAGGGCGGCTGCATCCGCTCCGCCGAGCACGCCTACAGCAAGGACGGCGGCCTCGCGGTCCTGCGCGGCAACCTCGCCGTCGACGGCTGTGTCGTCAAGACGGCCGGCGTGGACGAGTCGATCTGGACCTTCGAGGGCCCGGCCGTCGTCTGCGAGTCGCAGGAGGAGGCCGTCGAGAAGATCCTCAACAAGAAGGTGACGCACGGCGACGTCGTCGTCATCCGCTACGAGGGTCCCAAGGGCGGCCCGGGCATGCAGGAGATGCTGTACCCGACGTCCTTCCTCAAGGGCCGCGGCCTCGGCAAGACCTGCGCCCTGATCACCGACGGCCGCTTCTCCGGCGGCACCTCGGGCCTGTCGATCGGCCACGCGTCCCCCGAGGCGGCCTCCGGCGGCACCATCGCCCTCGTCGAGGACGGCGACCGCATCCGCATCGACATCCCGAACCGCACCATCGAGCTCCTCGTCGACGACGCCGAGCTGGCGCGCCGCGAGGCGGCCCTCGGCGGCGTGTACGCCCCGAAGAACCGCGAGCGCAAGGTGTCCGCCGCCCTGCGCGCCTACGCCGCGATGGCGACGAGCGCCGACAGGGGCGCGGTGCGGGACGTGTCGAAGCTGGGCTGA
- a CDS encoding ABC transporter permease, whose protein sequence is MSTQTAPTPTSALNVSRTTATAARVLRQLRHDPRTIALLMLIPCVMLFLLRYVFDGSPRTFDNIGASLLGIFPLITMFLVTSIATLRERTSGTLERLLAMPLGKGDLIAGYALAFGGLAIIQSALATGLALWFLDLDVTGSPWLLLLVALLDALLGTALGLFVSAFAATEFQAVQFMPAVIFPQLLLCGLFAPRDTMHPALEAVSDALPMSYAVDGMNEVLKHTDMTATFVRDALIVAGCALLVLGLGAATLRRRTA, encoded by the coding sequence ATGAGCACGCAGACCGCCCCCACCCCCACCAGCGCCCTGAACGTCTCCCGCACCACCGCCACCGCGGCCCGCGTCCTGCGCCAACTGCGCCACGACCCCCGCACGATCGCGCTGCTGATGCTCATCCCCTGCGTGATGCTGTTCCTGCTCCGCTACGTCTTCGACGGCAGCCCGCGCACCTTCGACAACATCGGCGCGTCCCTCCTCGGGATCTTCCCCCTGATCACGATGTTCCTGGTGACCTCCATCGCCACCCTGCGCGAACGCACCTCGGGCACCCTTGAACGCCTCCTCGCCATGCCCCTCGGCAAGGGCGACCTGATCGCCGGCTACGCCCTCGCCTTCGGCGGCCTCGCGATCATCCAGTCGGCCCTGGCCACCGGCCTGGCGCTCTGGTTCCTCGACCTGGACGTCACCGGCAGCCCCTGGCTCCTGCTCCTGGTCGCCCTCCTCGACGCCCTGCTCGGCACGGCCCTCGGCCTCTTCGTCTCGGCCTTCGCGGCCACCGAGTTCCAGGCGGTCCAGTTCATGCCGGCGGTGATCTTCCCCCAACTCCTCCTCTGCGGCCTCTTCGCACCCCGGGACACGATGCACCCCGCCCTGGAAGCCGTCTCCGACGCCCTCCCCATGTCCTACGCCGTGGACGGCATGAACGAGGTCCTCAAACACACGGACATGACAGCCACCTTCGTACGGGACGCCCTGATCGTGGCGGGCTGCGCACTACTGGTGCTGGGCCTGGGAGCGGCAACGCTACGACGCCGGACAGCCTGA
- a CDS encoding serine/threonine-protein kinase: protein MTPQRNTGAGAEAELPEYAGHYRLDERLGSGGMGVVHLARSTSGMKVAVKVVHAQFARDPEFRGRFRQEVAAARRVSGAFTAPVVDADPEAERPWMATLFIPGSTLAEQVKRNGPMGSGELRRLMAGLAEALRDIHRVGVVHRDLKPSNVLLAEDGPKVIDFGISRPKDSELRTETGKLIGTPPFMAPEQFRRPREVGPAADIFALGSVMVHAATGRGPFDSDSPYVVAYQVVHDEPDLTGVPENLAPLVTRCLAKEPEDRPTPDELMRELRSEAASYDTQAFIPAQRALKESGAESAESAESAESAESAESADPAESADPAESAEPRPEREPGPARVRRRRRRVALAVSALVVLSGGALAATQLLGGGGTGRDVRGKAGASGSASAAFAPWSVRPAHGGAGGDTGTGTGTGGMPQCTYDAERLLCAQSGLVSALDASDGRVLWRHAIAEDDGPSGPPVLAGGLAQVVTHSGKLVEALDPASGATRWQQDVSAYKGVRSVGGTLLLTAADDTVTGLDAATGKRVWSRRIPGLSEPYFLSFPEDPLAYVSTTSGSDDGHTRIMAVDPATGKVRWDERLSGALTLVGTTADSLVLLSQGSAYGSVDAVVRYYPADKVSLRVRLGVALQEARATVQGDRVYLLAFDGTLVAVDTVAGKQVWSLQTAVSRGSLPAADGEHVYFSAADGRLLAVDAEQGKLVGQTALRLGANSDEVVASLPEPAAVDGHVYAGAPDGTVFAVDGRDPANW from the coding sequence ATGACGCCACAGCGCAACACCGGGGCGGGCGCGGAAGCGGAACTTCCGGAGTACGCCGGTCACTACCGCCTGGACGAGCGCCTGGGCTCCGGCGGCATGGGCGTGGTCCACCTGGCCCGGAGCACCTCCGGGATGAAGGTCGCGGTGAAGGTCGTCCACGCGCAGTTCGCGCGGGATCCCGAGTTCAGGGGCCGTTTCCGGCAGGAGGTGGCGGCCGCCCGGCGGGTCAGCGGCGCGTTCACCGCGCCCGTCGTCGACGCCGACCCGGAGGCCGAACGGCCCTGGATGGCCACCCTGTTCATTCCCGGCTCGACGCTCGCCGAGCAGGTGAAGCGGAACGGGCCCATGGGCTCGGGCGAGTTGCGGCGGCTGATGGCCGGGCTCGCGGAGGCGTTGCGCGACATCCACCGGGTCGGGGTCGTACACCGGGATCTCAAGCCGAGCAACGTGCTGCTCGCCGAGGACGGGCCGAAGGTCATCGACTTCGGTATCTCGCGGCCGAAGGACAGCGAACTGCGGACCGAGACGGGCAAGTTGATCGGGACGCCGCCGTTCATGGCGCCGGAGCAGTTCCGGCGGCCGCGGGAGGTCGGGCCGGCCGCCGACATCTTCGCGCTCGGCTCCGTGATGGTGCACGCGGCGACGGGGCGCGGGCCGTTCGACTCGGACAGTCCGTACGTCGTCGCCTACCAGGTCGTCCACGACGAGCCGGATCTGACCGGCGTGCCGGAGAACCTCGCGCCGCTGGTGACGCGTTGCCTCGCCAAGGAGCCCGAGGACCGCCCCACGCCGGACGAGTTGATGCGGGAACTGCGGTCGGAGGCGGCCTCGTACGACACGCAGGCGTTCATACCGGCGCAGCGGGCGCTGAAGGAGTCCGGGGCGGAGTCGGCGGAGTCGGCGGAGTCGGCGGAGTCGGCGGAGTCGGCGGAGTCGGCGGACCCGGCGGAGTCGGCGGACCCGGCGGAGTCGGCGGAGCCCCGGCCCGAGCGGGAACCGGGGCCGGCGCGGGTGAGGCGTCGGCGCAGGCGGGTCGCCCTGGCGGTCAGCGCGTTGGTCGTCCTCTCGGGTGGTGCGCTGGCCGCCACGCAGCTGCTCGGCGGCGGTGGAACGGGCCGGGACGTGCGGGGGAAGGCGGGCGCGTCGGGGTCCGCGTCGGCCGCCTTCGCTCCCTGGAGCGTGCGCCCGGCGCACGGCGGCGCGGGCGGGGACACGGGTACGGGTACCGGCACGGGCGGCATGCCCCAGTGCACGTACGACGCGGAGCGGCTGCTCTGCGCGCAGTCGGGGCTGGTGTCCGCACTGGACGCGTCCGACGGGCGCGTGCTGTGGCGGCACGCGATCGCCGAGGACGACGGGCCGAGCGGGCCGCCGGTGCTCGCGGGCGGGCTGGCGCAGGTGGTCACGCACTCGGGCAAGCTGGTGGAGGCGCTCGATCCGGCGTCGGGCGCCACGCGCTGGCAGCAGGACGTGTCGGCGTACAAGGGCGTCCGCAGTGTCGGCGGCACCCTGCTGCTGACCGCGGCCGACGACACGGTGACCGGCCTGGACGCCGCGACGGGGAAGAGGGTGTGGAGCCGTCGGATCCCGGGACTGAGCGAGCCGTATTTCCTGTCGTTCCCCGAGGATCCGCTGGCGTACGTGTCGACCACGTCGGGCTCGGACGACGGGCACACGCGCATCATGGCCGTGGATCCCGCGACCGGGAAGGTGCGGTGGGATGAGCGGCTCAGCGGGGCGCTGACACTCGTGGGCACCACGGCCGACAGCCTGGTGCTGCTGTCCCAGGGCAGCGCGTACGGCTCGGTCGACGCCGTGGTCCGCTACTACCCGGCGGACAAGGTGTCGCTGCGGGTGAGGCTCGGCGTCGCGCTCCAGGAGGCGCGGGCCACCGTGCAGGGGGACCGGGTCTACCTGCTGGCCTTCGACGGGACGCTGGTGGCCGTCGACACGGTCGCGGGGAAGCAGGTGTGGTCCCTGCAGACGGCCGTGAGCCGGGGTTCGTTGCCGGCCGCCGACGGCGAGCACGTCTACTTCAGCGCCGCCGACGGTCGTCTCCTCGCCGTGGACGCCGAGCAGGGCAAGCTCGTCGGGCAGACGGCACTGCGGCTCGGCGCCAACTCGGACGAGGTGGTGGCCTCGCTGCCCGAACCCGCGGCGGTCGACGGCCACGTCTACGCCGGCGCACCCGACGGAACCGTCTTCGCGGTGGACGGGCGGGATCCGGCGAACTGGTGA